A genomic segment from Stappia indica encodes:
- a CDS encoding ABC transporter ATP-binding protein, translated as MSGFFAVEGLDIDIHGKRILKGVSLEIGRGEIFGLVGESGSGKSMTALVAMRLLPHGAEARGRILLDGADMLSLSEAAMCRLRGRRIGMVFQEPMTALNPVKTIGEQIAEGLALHMRMTRATAMERVRALLDRVGLARARVTPERFPHQLSGGQRQRVVIAMAIACQPDLLIADEPTTALDVTIQAQILALIREIVEAEKMGCLLISHDLAVVAEMADRVAIMKDGEIVESGRTAALFANLTHPYSKALMAASNHVPKRAKGPAHSPANHGLQPILSVRELVRAYPQPRASLFAKSPPVVAVNRVSFDIRPGQSVGLVGESGCGKSTLARALLGLEAPDGGAISVLGQDPHSARGATREAVHRAVQVVFQDPYGSFNPRHRIGRVVAEPLYLLRGEIDGREAKERVAAALIEVGLTEADMAKYPHEFSGGQRQRIAIARALVTRPKLIIADEPVSALDVSIRAQILDLFADLRTRHGLAYLFISHDLSVVRAITDDVMVMNGGQIVERGRTARVFDHPRHPYTRLLVAAAPRLEEALAARRRIEEAGTG; from the coding sequence ATGAGCGGCTTCTTCGCGGTCGAGGGGCTCGACATCGACATCCACGGCAAGCGGATCCTCAAAGGCGTCTCTCTGGAGATCGGCCGCGGCGAGATCTTCGGGCTGGTGGGCGAATCCGGCTCGGGCAAGTCGATGACCGCGCTGGTCGCAATGCGATTGCTGCCGCACGGAGCCGAGGCGCGCGGGCGCATCCTGCTCGACGGGGCCGACATGCTGTCGCTCAGCGAGGCGGCGATGTGCCGGCTGCGCGGGCGGCGCATCGGCATGGTCTTCCAGGAGCCGATGACCGCGCTCAATCCCGTCAAGACCATCGGCGAGCAGATCGCCGAAGGGCTGGCCCTGCACATGCGGATGACGCGGGCTACGGCGATGGAACGGGTGCGCGCGCTGCTCGACCGGGTGGGACTGGCGCGCGCGCGGGTGACGCCGGAGCGCTTTCCCCACCAGTTGTCCGGAGGCCAGCGGCAGCGCGTGGTGATCGCCATGGCGATCGCCTGCCAACCGGACCTGCTGATCGCCGACGAGCCGACGACCGCGCTCGACGTCACCATCCAGGCGCAGATCCTGGCCCTGATCCGCGAAATCGTCGAAGCGGAGAAGATGGGCTGCCTGCTGATCAGCCACGACCTTGCCGTGGTCGCGGAGATGGCCGACCGGGTGGCGATCATGAAGGACGGCGAGATCGTGGAGAGCGGGCGCACGGCCGCGCTGTTCGCCAATCTCACGCATCCCTATTCGAAGGCGCTGATGGCGGCCTCGAACCATGTGCCGAAGAGGGCGAAGGGACCCGCGCACAGCCCGGCCAACCACGGCTTGCAGCCGATCCTTTCGGTGCGCGAGCTGGTGCGCGCCTATCCGCAGCCGCGCGCGAGCCTGTTCGCCAAGAGCCCGCCGGTGGTCGCGGTCAACCGCGTCAGCTTCGACATCCGGCCCGGCCAGAGCGTCGGGCTCGTCGGGGAATCGGGCTGCGGAAAGTCGACGCTGGCGCGCGCCCTGCTTGGGCTCGAGGCACCGGACGGCGGGGCCATCTCCGTTCTGGGCCAGGACCCGCATTCGGCGCGCGGGGCAACGCGCGAGGCGGTGCACCGGGCCGTGCAGGTGGTGTTCCAGGACCCTTACGGCAGCTTCAATCCGCGCCATCGCATCGGCCGCGTGGTGGCCGAACCGCTCTATCTGCTGCGCGGCGAGATCGACGGGCGCGAGGCGAAGGAGCGGGTCGCCGCAGCCTTGATCGAAGTCGGCCTGACGGAAGCCGACATGGCGAAGTATCCGCACGAGTTCTCCGGCGGACAGCGCCAGCGCATCGCCATCGCAAGGGCGCTGGTCACGCGCCCGAAGCTGATCATCGCCGACGAACCGGTCTCCGCGCTCGACGTGTCGATCCGCGCGCAGATCCTCGATCTCTTCGCCGACCTCAGGACCCGGCACGGGCTCGCGTATCTGTTCATCTCGCACGACCTCAGCGTGGTGCGCGCGATCACCGACGACGTGATGGTGATGAACGGCGGCCAGATCGTCGAACGCGGGCGGACGGCGCGGGTGTTCGACCATCCGCGCCACCCCTATACGCGGCTTCTCGTGGCGGCCGCACCGCGCCTGGAGGAGGCACTGGCGGCACGGCGACGGATCGAGGAGGCGGGCACAGGCTGA
- a CDS encoding ABC transporter permease, with translation MARPGPLRFAAQHKTLIAGAAIVVGVLAAALISLVWTPYPIDVLSVADRLKGPSPAHLLGTDQYGRDMVSMLMVGARTSIAVALVAVGIGILVGVPLGLLAAARGGWLDETLMRANDLVFAFPALLSAVMITAILGPGAINAILAIGIFNIPVFARVARGGALSLKSREFVLAARVSGKGEVRIIAEHVLPNIANLLIVQGTIQFSLGILAEAGLSYVGLGAQPPLASWGRMLNEAQTMMALAPSLALYPGLAIVVTVLGLNLMGDGLRDLLDPRLKRRTA, from the coding sequence ATGGCAAGACCGGGGCCACTGCGGTTCGCCGCACAGCACAAGACGCTGATCGCGGGCGCGGCGATCGTCGTCGGCGTCCTGGCAGCGGCTCTGATCTCGCTGGTGTGGACGCCCTACCCCATCGACGTGCTGTCGGTCGCCGACCGGCTGAAAGGCCCCTCGCCCGCCCATCTTCTGGGCACGGACCAGTACGGCCGCGACATGGTGTCGATGCTGATGGTGGGCGCGCGCACGTCCATCGCCGTCGCTCTGGTGGCGGTGGGGATCGGCATCCTCGTCGGCGTGCCGCTGGGACTGCTGGCGGCAGCGCGCGGTGGCTGGCTGGACGAGACCTTGATGCGGGCGAACGATCTCGTCTTCGCCTTTCCTGCACTGCTGTCGGCGGTGATGATCACTGCGATCCTCGGCCCCGGCGCGATCAACGCGATCCTTGCCATCGGCATCTTCAACATTCCCGTCTTCGCTCGGGTGGCGCGCGGCGGCGCGCTGTCGCTGAAGTCGCGCGAATTCGTGCTCGCCGCCCGCGTCTCCGGCAAGGGTGAGGTGCGGATCATCGCCGAGCACGTGCTGCCGAACATCGCCAACCTGCTGATTGTGCAAGGCACGATCCAGTTCTCGCTCGGCATCCTGGCCGAGGCGGGCCTGTCCTATGTCGGCCTCGGCGCGCAGCCGCCGCTCGCCTCCTGGGGGCGCATGCTCAACGAGGCGCAGACGATGATGGCGCTGGCGCCGAGCCTTGCGCTCTATCCGGGCCTGGCCATCGTCGTCACCGTGCTCGGGCTCAACCTGATGGGCGACGGGTTGCGCGACCTGCTCGACCCGCGGCTGAAGAGACGCACGGCATGA
- a CDS encoding ABC transporter permease: MLVHAAKRFAGLFATLIVATAVVFLVLEVVPGDPAQVMLGINAQDDTLAALRGQLGLDRPAWERYVSWVAGFATGDLGTSYTYSVPVADLIAARITVSLPLALLALALSTVIAIPVGVYAASKRGRWQDGGIMALTQVGIAVPNFWFAMLLVFVFAVTLRLVPSGGFPGWEAGLWPALKALLLPAIALALPQAAILARVMRSSLIDALHEDYVRTARAKGLTRRAVLWKHAVRNALIPVLTILGLQFSFLIAGTIIIENVFYLPGLGRLIFQAITQRDLIVVKSVVVLLVACVILVTFLVDLAYALVDPRLRRR; this comes from the coding sequence ATGCTGGTCCACGCCGCCAAACGCTTTGCCGGACTGTTCGCGACGCTGATCGTCGCGACAGCGGTCGTGTTCCTGGTGCTGGAGGTGGTGCCGGGCGACCCTGCGCAGGTGATGCTGGGCATCAACGCGCAGGACGACACGCTCGCCGCGCTGCGCGGCCAGCTCGGCCTCGACCGACCTGCCTGGGAGCGCTATGTGAGCTGGGTCGCCGGCTTTGCCACCGGCGATCTCGGCACCAGCTATACCTATTCGGTGCCGGTGGCCGATCTCATCGCCGCCCGCATCACCGTCTCATTGCCGCTGGCGCTGCTGGCGCTGGCGCTGTCCACCGTCATCGCGATTCCCGTCGGCGTCTACGCCGCCTCCAAGCGCGGCCGCTGGCAGGACGGCGGGATCATGGCGCTGACGCAGGTCGGCATCGCCGTGCCGAACTTCTGGTTCGCCATGCTGCTGGTCTTCGTCTTCGCGGTGACGCTGCGGCTGGTGCCCTCCGGCGGCTTCCCAGGCTGGGAGGCCGGGCTGTGGCCGGCGCTGAAGGCGCTGCTGCTGCCGGCCATTGCGCTGGCGCTGCCGCAGGCGGCGATCCTTGCCCGCGTGATGCGCTCCTCGCTGATCGATGCGCTGCACGAGGACTATGTGCGCACAGCGCGTGCCAAGGGCCTGACCCGGCGCGCGGTGCTGTGGAAGCATGCGGTGCGCAACGCGCTGATCCCGGTTCTGACGATCCTCGGCCTGCAGTTCTCGTTCCTCATCGCCGGTACGATCATCATCGAGAACGTGTTCTACCTGCCCGGCCTCGGGCGGCTGATCTTCCAGGCGATCACCCAGCGCGACCTGATCGTGGTGAAAAGCGTCGTCGTGCTGCTCGTCGCCTGTGTGATCCTGGTGACTTTCCTCGTCGACCTCGCCTATGCGCTGGTCGATCCGCGGCTGAGGAGGCGCTGA
- a CDS encoding TAXI family TRAP transporter solute-binding subunit, whose translation MTIWSKLAIAGLAALVPLSASAETRVTYKSASAGTSYYQMGVQIAEAIKAGTDGGIIVTLEESQGSVQNVMEAAVRPGNYVFTTPPGLVGLAQGAKGPFDGKGNPKFDEIRALFPIPSLTMHFIMSTESGVTDFAGMEGKNILIGKGSFGATEGAKYLELFGLKDKVNLADVELSNAGAALKNGQIDGFVTAGSWPAPNVIEAAAGTGVALLSLSDEQVAATKRSRTVIPAGTYAGQDKDVVTTSLDVVAFATTAMDDETAYQMTKTFWEQKEKMSADAPWWKGVTTDMLASIPGKIHPGAQRYYAEKGVALTDAQK comes from the coding sequence ATGACGATCTGGAGCAAACTCGCCATCGCCGGCCTTGCCGCGCTCGTGCCGCTGTCCGCATCCGCCGAGACGCGCGTGACCTACAAGTCGGCCTCCGCCGGCACCTCCTACTACCAGATGGGTGTGCAGATCGCCGAGGCGATCAAGGCCGGCACCGACGGCGGCATCATCGTCACGCTGGAAGAGAGCCAGGGCTCGGTCCAGAACGTGATGGAAGCGGCAGTTCGGCCGGGCAACTACGTCTTCACCACGCCTCCCGGCCTCGTCGGCCTGGCCCAGGGCGCCAAGGGGCCGTTCGACGGCAAGGGCAACCCGAAGTTCGACGAGATCCGCGCGCTCTTCCCGATCCCTTCGCTGACGATGCATTTCATCATGTCGACGGAGAGCGGCGTGACCGATTTCGCCGGCATGGAAGGCAAGAACATCCTGATCGGCAAGGGTTCCTTCGGCGCGACGGAAGGCGCCAAGTATCTCGAGCTCTTCGGCCTGAAGGACAAGGTCAACCTTGCCGACGTCGAGCTGTCCAACGCGGGCGCTGCGCTCAAGAACGGCCAGATCGACGGCTTCGTGACCGCCGGCTCGTGGCCGGCGCCGAACGTCATCGAGGCAGCCGCCGGCACCGGCGTGGCTCTGCTCTCGCTCTCCGACGAGCAGGTCGCCGCGACCAAGCGCAGCCGTACGGTGATCCCGGCCGGCACCTATGCGGGTCAGGACAAGGACGTCGTCACCACCTCGCTGGACGTGGTCGCCTTCGCCACCACCGCGATGGATGACGAGACCGCCTACCAGATGACCAAGACCTTCTGGGAGCAGAAGGAAAAGATGAGTGCCGATGCGCCGTGGTGGAAGGGCGTGACGACCGACATGCTCGCCAGCATTCCCGGCAAGATCCATCCGGGCGCGCAGCGCTACTATGCGGAAAAGGGCGTCGCCCTGACCGACGCGCAGAAGTAA
- a CDS encoding TRAP transporter permease: MSLSARLFWAALGALSIGFHLWLVFTGLVPNLVSRPLHMALAVPFVFVLMARTPFQRWTGLPLAAVGIAACLWVAWNHDMLGDQYGFLADNGQLAIALALLLVTLEMARRAIGWPLPLVAGIALAYAVWGEAIPGEFGHPGLPMASLFGTLTIAEGALWGKLTGVSVSVVAIFVIFGAVLNAGEAGQGFMNVAAAAAGRLRGGAAKVSVISSALFGSISGSASANVASTGAITLPAMTRLGYPRSLAGAVEAVASSGGQIMPPLMGAGAFVMVELTGTPYSDIMMAALLPAFLYFLAVWVGIDAFSFRHVLKGIAPEDRPALRAVVITSAFFLVPFSILLWGMFGLKVTPQYAASLAILVGALLLVLDARLTFDWRRTLLRLEEAAVNSGRQIATIAAIILCASIIIGVLGLTGLGVKITSLILSGSGGLLWPALLLTALACLILGMEVPTTAAYVICVSVAGPALTALGVPVLQAHLFVFWYALLSTITPPVCGAVFIAAGMVGENWLKVAASAMALGLGLYLVPLGMIANPDLIALAADPAMALLAALKVGAALSAISFGVIAPINPLLRAGLVAGGGVLLFI; encoded by the coding sequence ATGTCTCTTTCGGCCCGGCTTTTCTGGGCAGCGCTCGGTGCGCTGTCCATCGGCTTCCACCTCTGGCTGGTCTTCACCGGCCTGGTGCCAAACCTGGTGAGCCGGCCGTTGCACATGGCCCTTGCCGTCCCCTTCGTCTTCGTGCTGATGGCGCGCACTCCGTTCCAGCGCTGGACCGGCCTGCCGTTGGCTGCCGTCGGCATCGCCGCATGCCTTTGGGTTGCCTGGAACCACGACATGCTGGGCGACCAGTACGGCTTCCTGGCCGACAACGGACAGCTCGCCATCGCCCTTGCCCTGCTTCTCGTCACGCTGGAGATGGCGCGCCGGGCCATCGGCTGGCCGCTGCCGCTGGTTGCCGGGATTGCGCTCGCCTATGCGGTCTGGGGCGAGGCGATCCCCGGCGAGTTCGGCCATCCCGGCCTGCCGATGGCGAGCCTGTTCGGCACGCTGACGATTGCCGAAGGCGCCCTGTGGGGCAAGCTGACCGGCGTCTCGGTCTCGGTCGTTGCCATCTTCGTCATCTTCGGCGCGGTGCTGAATGCCGGTGAGGCGGGGCAGGGCTTCATGAATGTCGCGGCTGCCGCCGCTGGCCGCCTGCGCGGCGGAGCGGCCAAGGTCTCGGTGATTTCCTCTGCGCTGTTCGGGTCGATCTCGGGTTCGGCCTCCGCCAATGTCGCCTCCACCGGCGCCATCACCCTGCCGGCAATGACCCGGCTCGGCTATCCGCGCTCGCTCGCCGGCGCTGTCGAGGCGGTCGCCTCTTCCGGCGGCCAGATCATGCCGCCGTTGATGGGCGCGGGCGCCTTCGTGATGGTCGAGCTGACCGGCACACCCTATTCGGACATCATGATGGCTGCGCTCCTGCCGGCCTTTCTCTATTTCCTCGCCGTTTGGGTCGGCATCGACGCCTTCTCCTTTCGCCATGTGCTGAAGGGCATCGCGCCGGAGGACCGGCCAGCCCTGCGCGCGGTCGTCATCACCTCCGCCTTCTTCCTTGTGCCGTTCTCGATCCTGCTGTGGGGCATGTTCGGCCTCAAGGTGACGCCGCAATATGCCGCCTCGCTTGCGATCCTCGTCGGTGCGTTGCTGCTGGTCCTCGATGCCCGCCTGACATTCGACTGGCGCCGCACCCTGCTGCGGCTGGAGGAGGCGGCGGTGAATTCCGGCCGGCAGATCGCCACCATCGCGGCGATCATCCTGTGCGCCTCCATCATCATCGGTGTGCTCGGGCTGACCGGCCTCGGGGTCAAGATCACCTCGTTGATCCTGTCCGGCTCCGGCGGCTTGCTGTGGCCGGCGCTGCTGCTTACCGCGCTCGCCTGCCTCATCCTGGGCATGGAGGTGCCGACCACGGCCGCCTATGTGATCTGCGTTTCGGTCGCGGGCCCTGCGCTCACCGCACTCGGCGTGCCGGTGCTGCAGGCGCATCTCTTCGTGTTCTGGTATGCGCTGCTGTCCACCATCACGCCGCCGGTCTGCGGCGCGGTCTTCATCGCCGCCGGCATGGTCGGGGAGAACTGGCTGAAGGTCGCGGCCTCGGCCATGGCGCTGGGCCTCGGGCTCTATCTCGTGCCGCTCGGCATGATCGCCAATCCGGACCTGATCGCGCTTGCCGCGGATCCGGCCATGGCGCTGCTCGCCGCGCTCAAGGTCGGCGCGGCCCTGTCCGCCATCTCCTTCGGCGTCATCGCCCCGATCAATCCGCTGCTGCGCGCCGGGCTCGTTGCGGGCGGCGGCGTGCTGCTCTTCATCTAG
- a CDS encoding ABC transporter substrate-binding protein, whose product MTGRFTRRGVLATALAAMLATTAPITQAGAQTIRTDVNIGVRLEPPHLDPTGGAAAAIDEITYANIFEGLTRIDADGAIKPWLAKSWEVSQDGLTYTFHLQADVKYHDGTDFDANDAKFSLDRARGEFSTNAQKPLFEGIEEVEVVDPLTLKVTLKKPNGAFLFNLGWGDAAMVAEETASSNTSKPIGTGPFKLVQWVQGDRIELAKNPEYWGAPAQLDRATFRIISDPAAELAALMAGDIDAFPNFQATENLPMLAADPRFTVAVGSTEGETILAMNNKKGPLADVRVRRAISHAVDRQAVIDGAMFGNGTPIGSHFAPHHPAYVDLTGTYPLDLDKAKALLAEAGYPDGFKATLKLPPPTYARRGGELIASDLKKIGIELELVPLEWAQWLAEVFKGKDFDFTIISHTEPMDINIYGRKDYYFQYDSEAFDKVMAELATTVEDEGRYKLLGDAQRIIAEDAVNVFLFQLAKAGVWSANLKGMWVNSPIQANDLTGVYWE is encoded by the coding sequence ATGACTGGACGTTTCACCCGGCGCGGCGTGCTCGCCACCGCCCTTGCGGCGATGCTGGCGACGACCGCCCCCATCACACAGGCGGGCGCGCAGACGATCCGCACGGACGTCAATATCGGAGTGCGGCTGGAGCCGCCGCATCTCGACCCGACGGGGGGCGCGGCAGCGGCCATCGACGAGATCACCTATGCCAACATCTTCGAGGGCCTGACGCGGATCGACGCGGACGGCGCCATCAAGCCCTGGCTCGCGAAGAGCTGGGAGGTTTCGCAGGACGGGCTGACCTACACGTTCCACCTGCAGGCGGACGTGAAGTATCACGACGGCACCGATTTCGACGCCAATGACGCCAAGTTCTCGCTCGACCGGGCACGCGGCGAATTCAGCACCAACGCACAGAAGCCGCTGTTCGAGGGCATCGAGGAGGTCGAGGTCGTCGACCCGCTGACGCTCAAGGTGACCCTGAAGAAGCCGAACGGCGCATTCCTGTTCAACCTCGGCTGGGGCGATGCGGCGATGGTGGCGGAGGAGACGGCCTCCTCCAACACCTCCAAGCCCATCGGCACCGGTCCGTTCAAGCTGGTGCAGTGGGTGCAGGGCGACCGCATCGAGTTGGCCAAGAACCCCGAATACTGGGGCGCGCCGGCGCAGCTCGACCGGGCGACGTTCCGCATCATCTCCGACCCGGCGGCGGAACTCGCCGCGCTGATGGCCGGCGACATCGACGCCTTCCCGAACTTCCAGGCGACCGAGAACCTGCCGATGCTGGCAGCCGACCCGCGCTTCACCGTGGCCGTGGGCTCGACCGAGGGCGAGACCATCCTCGCCATGAACAACAAGAAGGGGCCGCTCGCCGACGTGCGGGTGCGCCGGGCGATCTCCCATGCGGTCGACCGCCAGGCGGTGATCGACGGCGCGATGTTCGGCAACGGCACGCCGATCGGCAGCCATTTCGCCCCGCATCACCCGGCCTATGTGGACCTGACGGGCACCTATCCGCTCGATCTCGACAAGGCGAAGGCGCTGCTGGCCGAAGCCGGCTATCCGGACGGCTTCAAGGCGACCTTGAAGCTGCCGCCGCCGACCTATGCCCGCCGCGGCGGCGAGCTGATCGCTTCGGACCTGAAGAAGATCGGCATCGAGCTTGAGCTGGTTCCGCTGGAATGGGCGCAGTGGCTTGCGGAAGTCTTCAAGGGCAAGGACTTCGACTTCACCATCATCTCCCATACCGAGCCGATGGACATCAACATATACGGCCGCAAGGATTACTATTTCCAGTATGACAGCGAGGCCTTCGACAAGGTGATGGCCGAGCTTGCGACGACGGTGGAAGACGAGGGGCGCTACAAGCTGCTGGGCGATGCCCAGCGGATCATCGCCGAAGATGCGGTCAACGTGTTCCTGTTCCAGCTGGCCAAGGCCGGTGTGTGGAGCGCCAACCTCAAGGGCATGTGGGTCAACTCGCCGATCCAGGCGAACGACCTGACCGGCGTCTATTGGGAATGA
- a CDS encoding acetylornithine deacetylase/succinyl-diaminopimelate desuccinylase family protein: protein MLEALFRRVEDKRDDVVALTQDLIRIPTINPPGEAYTPCAELIGNRLARRGFQVRYIRAEDTPGDSARYPRTNVVARIEGRRPGPCVHFNSHIDVVEAGHGWTFDPFGGEVKDGKVYGRGACDMKGGLAASIIAVEALLEAMPDFPGAIEISGTVDEESGGFGGVAYLARLGMFSKPRVDHVIIPEPLNKDRICLGHRGVWWAEIETKGSIAHGSMPFLGDCAVRHMGAVLDRFETELFPKLAAKHTDMPVVPEGARSSTLNINSVHGGQPEGFDGLPSPCVPDSCRMVIDRRYLIEESLDEVKDEVMSILDDLTRTRQNFDYRIRDLMEVIPTMTDRDAPVVRAVADGIREVLAKSPDYVISPGSYDQKHIARIGHLHDCIAYGPGILDMAHRPDEFVGIDDMVDSAKVMAQATMALLGMAR, encoded by the coding sequence ATGCTGGAGGCGCTTTTTCGACGCGTCGAGGACAAGCGGGACGACGTCGTCGCGCTGACGCAGGACCTCATCCGTATTCCCACAATCAACCCGCCGGGCGAGGCCTATACGCCTTGCGCCGAACTGATCGGCAACCGGCTGGCGCGGCGCGGCTTTCAGGTTCGCTACATCCGCGCGGAAGACACGCCGGGCGACAGCGCCCGCTATCCGCGCACCAATGTGGTCGCCCGTATCGAGGGGCGCCGGCCGGGGCCTTGCGTGCATTTCAACTCGCATATCGACGTGGTCGAGGCCGGCCACGGGTGGACCTTCGACCCGTTCGGCGGCGAGGTGAAGGACGGCAAGGTCTACGGACGCGGCGCCTGCGACATGAAGGGCGGGCTCGCCGCCTCGATCATCGCGGTGGAGGCGCTGCTGGAGGCGATGCCGGACTTTCCCGGCGCCATCGAGATCTCCGGCACGGTGGACGAGGAATCCGGCGGTTTCGGCGGCGTTGCCTATCTCGCCCGCCTCGGCATGTTCTCCAAGCCGCGCGTCGACCACGTGATCATCCCCGAGCCGCTGAACAAGGACCGCATCTGCCTTGGCCATCGCGGCGTGTGGTGGGCGGAGATCGAGACCAAGGGCTCCATCGCCCATGGCTCGATGCCATTCCTGGGCGACTGCGCGGTGCGCCACATGGGGGCGGTGCTCGACCGGTTCGAGACCGAGCTCTTCCCCAAGCTTGCCGCCAAGCACACCGACATGCCGGTGGTTCCGGAAGGCGCGCGCTCCTCGACGCTGAACATCAACTCGGTCCATGGCGGCCAGCCGGAAGGCTTCGACGGATTGCCCTCCCCTTGCGTTCCCGACAGCTGCCGCATGGTCATCGACCGGCGCTACCTGATCGAGGAGAGCCTCGACGAGGTCAAGGACGAGGTCATGTCGATCCTCGACGACCTGACGCGCACGCGCCAGAACTTCGACTATCGCATCCGCGACCTGATGGAGGTGATCCCGACCATGACCGATCGCGACGCCCCGGTCGTGCGGGCGGTGGCGGACGGCATCCGCGAAGTGCTGGCAAAGAGCCCCGACTACGTGATCTCGCCCGGCTCCTACGACCAGAAGCACATCGCGCGCATCGGCCACCTGCACGACTGCATCGCCTATGGCCCCGGCATTCTCGACATGGCCCACCGGCCGGACGAGTTCGTCGGCATCGACGACATGGTCGACAGCGCCAAGGTGATGGCCCAGGCGACCATGGCGTTGCTGGGAATGGCGCGCTAG
- a CDS encoding DUF6030 family protein: MAKDAASRGGARPEKSILPPLVRGAAGPGASVLAAMNRRRLLARGLILLAIGSGVAAGALLFLPAPVEPPAPVEAAPPDPFAGLSPRLRARLLDEAPDAALEQPAAFKRVFGGDPRDLCEAISALGVPMSEWRLDPFVAGFWYCVSDLAVIGRATPDGARSSLFVNLRGQSEGVLNTVRIKLNGDNPQTAPAARAALMRVLDAVGERYGWPWPPEFRAAIEQGGEVELEQFGMRLRVLPEDAQLTGDAASVVRLNVILDFPVVDLVAPAEMFAPFAWEDGAQERRRNRPVGGATLRTPPSGDIIFSAPEEETEGERPPLSDREGG, translated from the coding sequence ATGGCGAAAGACGCGGCGTCACGCGGTGGGGCCCGGCCGGAAAAATCGATCCTGCCCCCGCTCGTGCGCGGGGCGGCGGGGCCGGGCGCGTCCGTGCTTGCAGCGATGAACCGTCGCCGGCTTCTTGCCAGGGGCCTGATTCTGCTGGCGATCGGCAGCGGCGTTGCCGCCGGGGCGCTGCTGTTCCTGCCTGCGCCGGTCGAGCCGCCGGCCCCTGTGGAGGCAGCACCGCCCGATCCCTTCGCTGGCCTTTCGCCGCGCCTGCGCGCCCGCCTTCTCGACGAGGCGCCCGATGCCGCGCTCGAGCAGCCTGCCGCCTTCAAGCGCGTCTTCGGCGGCGATCCGCGCGACCTGTGCGAGGCGATCTCCGCGCTCGGCGTGCCCATGTCGGAGTGGCGGCTCGATCCCTTCGTCGCAGGCTTCTGGTATTGCGTCAGCGACCTCGCGGTGATCGGCCGGGCGACGCCGGACGGGGCGCGCTCCTCGCTCTTCGTCAACCTGCGCGGCCAGTCGGAAGGCGTGCTCAACACCGTGCGCATCAAGCTGAACGGCGACAATCCGCAGACGGCGCCGGCCGCCCGCGCCGCCTTGATGCGCGTGCTGGACGCCGTCGGCGAGCGCTATGGCTGGCCCTGGCCGCCGGAGTTCCGGGCGGCCATCGAGCAGGGCGGAGAGGTCGAGCTGGAGCAGTTCGGCATGCGCCTGCGCGTGCTGCCGGAAGATGCGCAGCTGACGGGCGACGCGGCCTCCGTCGTCCGCCTCAACGTCATCCTCGACTTCCCGGTCGTCGACCTGGTGGCGCCGGCGGAGATGTTCGCGCCCTTCGCCTGGGAGGACGGCGCGCAGGAGCGCCGCCGCAACCGCCCGGTCGGCGGGGCGACGCTGCGCACCCCTCCGTCCGGCGACATCATCTTCAGCGCGCCGGAGGAGGAGACGGAGGGGGAGCGGCCGCCGCTCAGCGACCGGGAAGGGGGATGA
- a CDS encoding pirin family protein, producing the protein MTWMPDLDPTPGDAGACDLIDTVIVPRARDLGGFEVRRALPSPKRQMVGPFIFFDQMGPAEFLVTGGIDVRPHPHIGLATVTYLFEGEIHHRDSLGSDLAIRPGELNWMTAGSGIVHSEREDPQVKGHKRKLFGIQSWVALPKHAEETAPAFEHVGRDGLPFLEDHGISVRVIAGEIFGARAPVKTASETIYADVTLEPGRTMPVDATHEERAIYTVGGTIEIAGESFEEGQLLVFKPGDNITVRATGSLPARFLVLGGEPMDGPRYIWWNFVSSSKERIDQAKEDWKQMRFDTVPGDAEEFIPLPGR; encoded by the coding sequence ATGACCTGGATGCCCGACCTCGACCCCACGCCCGGCGATGCCGGAGCCTGCGACCTGATCGACACGGTGATCGTGCCGCGCGCCCGAGACCTCGGCGGCTTCGAGGTGCGGCGCGCCCTGCCCTCGCCGAAGCGGCAGATGGTCGGCCCCTTCATCTTCTTCGACCAGATGGGACCGGCCGAGTTCCTGGTGACCGGCGGCATCGACGTGCGGCCGCATCCGCATATCGGCCTTGCGACCGTGACCTATCTGTTCGAGGGCGAGATCCACCACCGCGACAGCCTCGGCTCGGACCTGGCGATCCGCCCGGGCGAGCTGAACTGGATGACCGCCGGCAGCGGCATCGTCCATTCCGAGCGCGAGGACCCGCAAGTGAAGGGACACAAGCGCAAGCTGTTCGGCATCCAGAGCTGGGTGGCGCTGCCCAAGCATGCGGAAGAGACCGCACCGGCCTTCGAGCATGTCGGCCGCGATGGCTTGCCCTTCCTGGAGGATCACGGCATCAGCGTGCGGGTGATCGCGGGCGAGATATTCGGCGCCCGCGCGCCGGTGAAAACCGCCTCGGAGACGATCTACGCCGACGTGACGCTCGAGCCGGGCCGCACCATGCCGGTCGACGCCACCCACGAGGAGCGCGCGATCTACACGGTCGGCGGCACCATCGAGATCGCCGGCGAGAGCTTCGAGGAAGGCCAGTTGCTGGTGTTCAAGCCCGGCGACAACATCACGGTGCGGGCAACAGGCAGCCTGCCGGCGCGCTTCCTGGTGCTGGGCGGCGAGCCGATGGACGGGCCGCGCTACATCTGGTGGAACTTCGTCTCCTCCTCGAAGGAGCGGATCGACCAGGCCAAGGAAGACTGGAAGCAGATGCGCTTCGACACGGTGCCGGGCGACGCGGAGGAATTCATCCCCCTTCCCGGTCGCTGA